From the Sphingobacteruim zhuxiongii genome, the window CACAGAATAGTCCAGCCAAGAAAAGTAAATAATCACCAGGTAGGAAGAAACCGAAAAATAAACCGGTTTCCGCAAAAACAATAAGACAAACGATGTAGAACCCACCGTGACTTAATAGATATTCAGCATCCAGCAATTGTTGAAAAGACAACAAATATTCTTGCATAATATATTCAATAGTTCCCTCTAAACTTAAGCTAGCCAAGACAGCGCCAAAATGCTATCTAAACTGCGTAAGTCAATATTTTATGGATTTGTAATAGCAGAAATAGCCTCGCGAATATTCTCCGCAATTGACTCCATCAATTCCTTATCCAATGTCAATTTTGGTCTTTCAAAATTCATATCCTGTACCTGATTCAATGGAATCAAGTGAATGTGGGCATGTGCTACTTCTAAGCCTACAACAGCAACACCGACTTTCTTACATGGAAATGCTTTTTTAATACCTTGTGCAACGATTTTCGCAAAAACCCACATACCCATATAATCTTCATCATCGATGTCGAAAATATAATCTGTCTCCTTTTTAGGGATTACTAATACGTGACCTTCTGTTAATGGATTTACATCTAAGAATGCTAAATAATCATTGCTTTCGGCTACTTTGTAGGCTGGCACCTCTCCAGCAACTATCTTAGAAAATATTGTAGACATAAACTTATTCTTCAATCGTTTGAAACAAAGATAATAAAATTCTGCACATATGTACGGTATAATAACCGTCATATTTCCAGTTCTATGGGCAAAAAAAAGCCCCAATCAATGGGGCTATATACTGTAAGGATGTGCGGTTATGGCATCCGCACATAACCTAATATCACTTATCTAGAGATCTCTAGGACTTCTAATTCCATCTCACCCGCCGGGACTGCAACTGTCGCTACATCACCAACTTGTAAGCCTAAAAGACCTTGAGCAATAGGCGATTTAACAGAAATCTTCCCTGCTTTCAAATCGGCCTCCGTCTCTGACACTAATTGATAGGTCATAACGGCTCCATTCTTTTTATTCTTAATCTTTACGAAAGATAATGCTAACACTTTGGAAGTATCCAAGTTCGACTCATCGATGATCCGTGCCGATGCTAATACCTCCTCTAATTTTGCAATCTTTGCTTCGTGAAGACCTTGCGCTTCTTTCGCCGCATCGTATTCTGCGTTTTCCGAAAGATCGCCTTTATCTCTTGCCTCTGCAATAGCTTTAGCTATATTTGCACGTCCTTCTGTTTTCAGGTATTGAAGTTCTTCCTTCAATTTAGTCAGACCCTCTTCAGTGTAATAAGTTACTTCTGCCATAATATTAACCTTTTACGCGTTACTATATTTTAAATTTATAAACAAAAAAAAAGAACAAGACCACACCATCCACAGGGACAACATGGTCTTGTACTTCTTACGAAGTTAAAAAATATTTTCTAATAAAACAAATTTATGAAGCCGCTTCTTCTTCCTCTTCTTCACTGATGAAGCGATACCCCAAACCTCGAACAGTTTGAAGATAATATGGCTTATCGGGATTCGTTTCTATCTTCTTGCGAAGACGAACAACGTGCATATCTAAAGTCCTGGTATTGACATTGGAGCTATATCCCCAAACAACCTCCATCAACTCTTCACGTGTGATATCTTTACCTTTATTTTGCAGAAAATGGAGTAAAATTCTATTCTCCAAAATTGTCAATTCAATTTTCTTACCATCTCGAATCAACGAGTGTACATTCGGATGGTGTTCCGTATCACCGAAATAGTAAACCTCATTTTGCACCTTCGGCACGAAGAAACGAACCTTATTCTCGATCATAGCAACCAAGACGTCCATATTAAACGGTTTGGTGATATAATCTGTTACTCCATAGCTGTAAGCGTCAATCTTATCAATATCTTGAGACTTCGCAGTCATCATGATAATAATATTTTCGAAACCCGCTTTGCGGATGCCTTCGCAAACTTCGATACCTTCTTTCCCAGGCAACATCCAATCCAAAAGAACAATATCTGGTGAGGAGGATAGAATCAGCTTTTCAGCTTCTAATCCGTCGCTACACTGAATGACATTATAATTTTCGGTTTGAAGTCTATGGCTTACAAGGAAACGTAAGTTATCATCGTCCTCTACAACTGCAATAGTTATCTCTTTGTTCATAGTTAAATACTAGGGATTATCGTGGAAATATTAACGTAAATACGGTTCCTTCACCTTCAATGCTACTTACTTTAATTTCTCCGCCCATAAATTCAGTAATCTCTTTACAAAATGCCAATCCTAATCCTACGCTTCCGCTTTGATTAAACTGGTTTTTTACTCTATAAAATTTCTTAAATATATTTTTAAGTTCATGCTTGTTGATTCCAATTCCTTGATCGGAAAACTGAATCACAAAATTCTTTTTATTTTGTTCTACACGAATATCAACAAATTTTCTCGAAACTTCGGAATATTTATAGGCATTATCAATCAAGTTCTGAAACACCGAATTTAATAAGATGGGATCGGTATATATATTACTGTCCACATCTATTTTCGATGTTAGGTTCAAATCAGGATACTTAATCCGTGTTGCCTCAAATATCTCCTCGCAAAAACTGTTCAAATCCACGTATTCTCCCTTAAATTTTAGAGACTTATTTTCTATCTGCGTGAATGACAGCAATTTATTCATCAAATTATTTAGCTTATCAGCTTCTTGATCAAGTATCTTACCATACATGTGTCTTTCTTGATCAGATATCTTTTCGGCACTCTTGATGTTATTTCCAGCAATCTTAATGACACTCACTGGTGTCTTAAACTCATGAGTCAAGTTGTTGATAAAGTCATACTGTAATTGAAATAAGCGACTATTGATCGCGATATTCCGATAAATTAAATAAACTATCAACAACAAAATAGCATACAATAAAGATACGCCTAACACTACGGGAAAGAACTGTCTGTTAATCTCTCCACGCAAGAACTGTTCCGATGAATCAAATTGCAACTTATATTCTGATAAAGCCCCAGGTAATGCCATCTCGGTACGGATGTAACCCTCTTCTTCCGTTAGGTTGGGATCAGCAATCGCAAGAACACTAATCTTCTCGAATAATCGTGGCTGAACGTTCTCAATCTTAATTTTTGCCGGATTTATCTTGTAAACAAATAAATCCTGATCGTAAGCAACAGCCGTCGTAATCGTGTCTTCCATTAGTGTTTTATAAGCACGTAAGGTATTTACACGAGGAATGTTGAGATAAGTAACTTTTCCAGGGACTGTATTATAAAATATACGATAGATGTCATTTTCCGTTAAAGATGTAGAATCATCTAAGACATCCAGAAAGTTCACCATCTTAATGGCCATATTATTGAAATCGTCCGATGTCGGTCGATTCACTGTAGCATCGATTCGATTACGCAGTAATTTATTCTGATTATCAAGTTTAAATGAATAAATAGACTGCGGAAAAATCAATAAGTTTTGAAACCGAACCCCTCGCGCTGCACTATTTTGATTAGTGAATAGTACGTCATAGAAAACAACTTCATCCACAAAAGCATTCTTTCGTAATATCTTTTCCGAATAAGTGACCGCATGCACCGAATCTAAATATCCTTGATAATTCGAAACTTCGGAAATACTATTGTTAAAAAAGTTATTAAAAGGCTTTAGTGTCGCATCAAATACATCGACCTTTCGATTATAGAATTCAGACTCTACATAGTTCGACATCATGACTCGCGCCAAGAAAACAGCAATAATATAAAGGATTGTTAAAAAGGCTACGAAGGCTACCAACAAGCCTAAATTCTTCCGGTATTTACTCGTTTTTTTGATCATGCCGAAGCTATTTCAAATTCTCAGCTAAAAACCGTTCAATCTCTTGGTAGTATTCTACTACATTTTCCTCATTTCTAAATCGCTTTCCTTCATCTTTTTTAAAGATGTAGCGCACTGGGACTTGATTAGATTTCAATTTACTCACAAATTGATTCGCATCGGTCACCGACGTGTATTTATCTTTACCCCCTTGGAAATACAAGATAGGGATACGTACTTTATCCGCATGAAATATCGGAGAGATTGCTTGAAACAATTCAGATTCCTTTTCCGGATTTCCAATAATTCGATAATAAAGCTGAACATAGTGCTTCATATGCGAAGGAATTTCTCGGAAATAAGTAAATAAATTACTATAGCCCGAAGAAGAAATGGCGCAACGATACAAATTGTTAAAGACCGAAGCATACAATGCCGAGTATCCACCGAATCCCGCACCCATAATAGCGATACGATCTTTATCTGCAATTCCTTGATGGATTAACCAAGCAACGCCATCGGAGATATCAGATTGAATCTTCCCGCCCCACTCCTTGAATCCTGCAGTCCAAAACTCCTTCCCATATCCCATCGACCCTCTATAATTGACTTGAAATACAGCATAGCCGCGGTTCGTCAAAAATTGAACTTCCGAATCAAAGCCCCATTCATTCCTCCGATTAGGGCCGTCATGAACCAGAACAACTACCGGACAATTCTTCCTTCCTGACTTGGGGTAAGTAATAAAGGCATGGATGGTTTTGTTATCTCTTGAGAGGTAACTTACCTCCTCCATAGCGTTCAGACTAAGATCTTTCAACTTTGGATTATCTTCAGAAAGCAATTTCAACACTTTATTAGATTTGTTGAAATAATATATTTCGCCGGGATGAACATCACTGTAAACGCGAAAAATATAGCCGTTCAACGATGTATCACTATCGAAAAAATCAACTTCCATTTCTGGAAACTTAGTCTTTAGATAATCGTATGCTTCTTTGTATGAAGAATTTATAATGGATTTTTTATTTCTATCGACGAAGGAACTTGTATAAAGTAGCTCCTGCAAATTGCTGGAGTATCCCTCAATGTTTAGGTCTCCCAGCTTATTTTCATATAATTTCTGCGTTTCATTGCCTTTAGCCGCGTCAAACTCAACCATAGCAAGTTTATCGCGTTTATCATTAGAAAGTGCATATATCAACTCTTTTGACCCTTTTTTAAATCCCATCGGAATAAAGGTAGTTTCAAAGTCGTTTTTCATCACTTCACGGAAAGGTTCTGTTTCAGATGCTCGGTACAAAATAGATTCCTGCACACTATCGCTCGTTAAAGCTAAACGCACAACACCGTCAGGAGATCCAATCCAATTCACTACATTCCCGGGGTTTGTATAGATAAGCTGATTTGGACGCCCATCAAGATAAACTCGATACAAGTCAAACAGCGAAGAATCCCGCTTGTTCATACCTACAACCAAACTCCCATTATTACTACGCAAAGGCCCAATCCACCGTAATTTTACATCATCTGTTTCTACAAGGGGATGTCGCTCTTCGGTATGAACATTGATCCGAAACAAACGTAAGCTGTCAGTCATGGACTGTGTATTCGAGAAAATAATTTGTTGATCATCCGCCCAAAAGAACCCTTGAACATTCAGACTAGATTGATAGGTCAGTTGTTTGGAGGAGTCGGGTTGGATTAAATCGAGAACGAAGATGTTCTTACAATGATCATGAACGCCTAAGTATGCGATTTTACTTCCGTCTGGAGACAAACGGAAATTATTCTTATCAGGTTTTACAAAGAAGTCTTCTATCGGAATAACCTTATCGCGCTTGCTTTGCGGCTTGCAGGAACCTGCCAGCATAAAAACACTTACAATAAGAACCAAAAATCTAAAATCCATATATTAACCAGCCCCTTTTACCAAATATTAGAAAAAAATGTCGGAAAGTACGTTTTGCAACCTTATTTTTACAGCAGTAAATAAATGAACAGCCGTATGTTTTTATATAATGTTTCTATAATCATTGAAGATTCTGTACACCAATCACTATTTGACTGGATCAAACAAGAACTACTATCTAACGCTCACCCCAATCTTAAATTGCTAAAGATGCTCTATTCTCCGCATGAAGGACAGACTTATTGTTTGCAAATCATGTTGGAAGACGAAGAAGCAATTGAAAGCATTAAGAACGGAATCATTCAAGACCTACAGGAACATATCGTGGTTAACTTCAGAGAGAAGGCATTCATATTTGACAGCGTGATGCAATATATCCCACATCAATAACCCATCGTCGACTTACTTTTTTAACGCTGCGTATTTCGGATTGTAGGATACCTTAGGTGATAAATAATGTAAAAGTATAAGCCTCGAATACCGATAATTGAATGGTGCGAAAATAAGTATGGTCGTAAACAACACGCCAATGTACATCCAAGGAGATTCGCTTTTCGTGATCATGGCCGTCAACAAGGCCATGCAGAGCACCTCACCAACGGAAAGTGCATAGCTCACATACATAGCCGCATAGAAATAGCCCGGTTCAATTTCGAATTTAAACCCGCAATGCGGACAATGATCGTGCATTTTCTGACGTGAAAGTCCATAAGCCGTCCCGGTGAACATCTTTCCTGTTCTACAACGGGGACATTTTGACGAAATAACAGCTTGAATTTTCGAAACCGACATTTACTCTTCTACTCCTTTTACCACAGTGAGCGAATTCGATTGATTTGTTTGACGGAACTTCTTATACCATAGGAGTCCAACCCCTGCAGCAATCAAAAATG encodes:
- a CDS encoding HIT family protein, which produces MSTIFSKIVAGEVPAYKVAESNDYLAFLDVNPLTEGHVLVIPKKETDYIFDIDDEDYMGMWVFAKIVAQGIKKAFPCKKVGVAVVGLEVAHAHIHLIPLNQVQDMNFERPKLTLDKELMESIAENIREAISAITNP
- the greA gene encoding transcription elongation factor GreA translates to MAEVTYYTEEGLTKLKEELQYLKTEGRANIAKAIAEARDKGDLSENAEYDAAKEAQGLHEAKIAKLEEVLASARIIDESNLDTSKVLALSFVKIKNKKNGAVMTYQLVSETEADLKAGKISVKSPIAQGLLGLQVGDVATVAVPAGEMELEVLEISR
- a CDS encoding response regulator transcription factor codes for the protein MNKEITIAVVEDDDNLRFLVSHRLQTENYNVIQCSDGLEAEKLILSSSPDIVLLDWMLPGKEGIEVCEGIRKAGFENIIIMMTAKSQDIDKIDAYSYGVTDYITKPFNMDVLVAMIENKVRFFVPKVQNEVYYFGDTEHHPNVHSLIRDGKKIELTILENRILLHFLQNKGKDITREELMEVVWGYSSNVNTRTLDMHVVRLRKKIETNPDKPYYLQTVRGLGYRFISEEEEEEAAS
- a CDS encoding sensor histidine kinase is translated as MIKKTSKYRKNLGLLVAFVAFLTILYIIAVFLARVMMSNYVESEFYNRKVDVFDATLKPFNNFFNNSISEVSNYQGYLDSVHAVTYSEKILRKNAFVDEVVFYDVLFTNQNSAARGVRFQNLLIFPQSIYSFKLDNQNKLLRNRIDATVNRPTSDDFNNMAIKMVNFLDVLDDSTSLTENDIYRIFYNTVPGKVTYLNIPRVNTLRAYKTLMEDTITTAVAYDQDLFVYKINPAKIKIENVQPRLFEKISVLAIADPNLTEEEGYIRTEMALPGALSEYKLQFDSSEQFLRGEINRQFFPVVLGVSLLYAILLLIVYLIYRNIAINSRLFQLQYDFINNLTHEFKTPVSVIKIAGNNIKSAEKISDQERHMYGKILDQEADKLNNLMNKLLSFTQIENKSLKFKGEYVDLNSFCEEIFEATRIKYPDLNLTSKIDVDSNIYTDPILLNSVFQNLIDNAYKYSEVSRKFVDIRVEQNKKNFVIQFSDQGIGINKHELKNIFKKFYRVKNQFNQSGSVGLGLAFCKEITEFMGGEIKVSSIEGEGTVFTLIFPR
- a CDS encoding S9 family peptidase; its protein translation is MDFRFLVLIVSVFMLAGSCKPQSKRDKVIPIEDFFVKPDKNNFRLSPDGSKIAYLGVHDHCKNIFVLDLIQPDSSKQLTYQSSLNVQGFFWADDQQIIFSNTQSMTDSLRLFRINVHTEERHPLVETDDVKLRWIGPLRSNNGSLVVGMNKRDSSLFDLYRVYLDGRPNQLIYTNPGNVVNWIGSPDGVVRLALTSDSVQESILYRASETEPFREVMKNDFETTFIPMGFKKGSKELIYALSNDKRDKLAMVEFDAAKGNETQKLYENKLGDLNIEGYSSNLQELLYTSSFVDRNKKSIINSSYKEAYDYLKTKFPEMEVDFFDSDTSLNGYIFRVYSDVHPGEIYYFNKSNKVLKLLSEDNPKLKDLSLNAMEEVSYLSRDNKTIHAFITYPKSGRKNCPVVVLVHDGPNRRNEWGFDSEVQFLTNRGYAVFQVNYRGSMGYGKEFWTAGFKEWGGKIQSDISDGVAWLIHQGIADKDRIAIMGAGFGGYSALYASVFNNLYRCAISSSGYSNLFTYFREIPSHMKHYVQLYYRIIGNPEKESELFQAISPIFHADKVRIPILYFQGGKDKYTSVTDANQFVSKLKSNQVPVRYIFKKDEGKRFRNEENVVEYYQEIERFLAENLK
- a CDS encoding DUF4286 family protein encodes the protein MFLYNVSIIIEDSVHQSLFDWIKQELLSNAHPNLKLLKMLYSPHEGQTYCLQIMLEDEEAIESIKNGIIQDLQEHIVVNFREKAFIFDSVMQYIPHQ
- a CDS encoding DUF983 domain-containing protein, with amino-acid sequence MSVSKIQAVISSKCPRCRTGKMFTGTAYGLSRQKMHDHCPHCGFKFEIEPGYFYAAMYVSYALSVGEVLCMALLTAMITKSESPWMYIGVLFTTILIFAPFNYRYSRLILLHYLSPKVSYNPKYAALKK